The Halococcus salifodinae DSM 8989 DNA window GAGTCACCTTTTCGGCAGGAGTGAGGAGGCGGTGTCTGTGTACGACGATGCCTCCTCACCTCGAATTATGCAGCGGCTCACTACGCTCTTTCCATCGACGATGCTCGAAGAGCACGCCGAGGAACTCGGCGTGGTCGAGCGAGATGGGAAGCTCCAGATCCCAGTGCTGGTGTGGGCGTTCGTGTTCGGCTTCGCTGCAGGCGAGAGCCGAACACTCGCCGGGTTCAGACGTGCCTACAACTCTACAGCTGACGAAGTGCTCTCACCTGGCGGTTTCTACCAGCGACTCACGCCGCTGTTCGCGGAGTATCTCTGCGACCTCGTCGAGACTGCGCTCGACGAGGTCGCTGTCCCACACACGGTCAGTAAGGAATTCAGCCGGTTCAGAGACGTGATCATCGCTGATGGAACCGTCCTGCGGTTGCATCAGTTCCTTGCTGAGGAGTACGAAGGGCGCAAAGAGGAGCAGGCTGGAGCACGGCTCCACCTGCTCCACAATGCCACCGACCAGACGATCGAGAGATTCAGCGTTACCGACGAAAAAGCTCACGACAGCACCGCATTCGATACAGGCTCGTGGCTGAAAGGACGGCTGGTACTGTTCGATCGAGCGTACTTCAAGTTCCGCCGGTTTGCACTGATCGATGAGAACGACGGCTACTTCGTGAGTCAGCTGAAGAGCAGCTCGAATCCAGTGATAATGGCAGAGTTGAGGGAATGGCGCGGTCGCGCCATTCCTCTCGAAGGCGAGCACGTCTACGACATCGTGGAGGATCTTCAGCGGAAGTATATCGATGTCGAAGTAGAAGTCTCGTTCCAGCGGCGCGAGTACGCGGGCACGCAGTCGTGGGATACGAAGCGATTCCGCGTCGTCGGCGTCCGCGTTGAGGACGCCGACGACTACCAGTTG harbors:
- a CDS encoding IS4 family transposase; this encodes MQRLTTLFPSTMLEEHAEELGVVERDGKLQIPVLVWAFVFGFAAGESRTLAGFRRAYNSTADEVLSPGGFYQRLTPLFAEYLCDLVETALDEVAVPHTVSKEFSRFRDVIIADGTVLRLHQFLAEEYEGRKEEQAGARLHLLHNATDQTIERFSVTDEKAHDSTAFDTGSWLKGRLVLFDRAYFKFRRFALIDENDGYFVSQLKSSSNPVIMAELREWRGRAIPLEGEHVYDIVEDLQRKYIDVEVEVSFQRREYAGTQSWDTKRFRVVGVRVEDADDYQLYITNLSRESFLPADIATLYRCRWEVEVLFRELKTQYELDEFDTSKKHVVEVLLYAALLSLVVSRALLKVVTEEADDECVFPTERWAATFRSHAQLILHELGDYLGYSPPPLLERLIEDAQKIHQQRPILQERLATITQPTIEA